A section of the Paenibacillus yonginensis genome encodes:
- a CDS encoding polysaccharide deacetylase family protein, translating to MKTSELLGFNPTDRLLLINADDFGMCQATNAGIASLLRSGLPVSTSVMMTCPWALDASRLGRQLAHSDVGVHLTLTSEWETYKWGPLNDICRSASLRGEDGFFPSDCPTFEAQADPEEVKAEINAQITKALAWGIAPTHLDNHMGSLFGLATGRNFVQILIEAAAKHGLPLRLPRSAAAAFTDPALAELAESSVQFADHHGVLIPDDLLNWPYAPETASYAEAKTRLFAALEQMSAGISELIMHPSAVNDELKAITPHWRWRGIEMGLLTDPQTWDKIKAEGIRVIRWSDLQAVQRRLA from the coding sequence ATGAAAACCTCCGAACTGTTAGGCTTTAACCCAACCGACCGTCTGTTATTGATCAATGCCGACGATTTCGGCATGTGTCAGGCCACAAATGCCGGGATTGCCAGTTTATTGCGAAGCGGTTTGCCAGTCTCAACCAGTGTAATGATGACCTGCCCGTGGGCGCTTGACGCTTCCAGACTTGGCAGACAGCTTGCCCATAGCGATGTTGGCGTTCATTTAACCCTAACCAGTGAATGGGAAACGTACAAATGGGGACCGCTCAACGATATCTGCCGGTCTGCATCCCTGCGGGGCGAAGACGGGTTCTTCCCTTCTGACTGTCCAACCTTTGAAGCTCAAGCCGACCCGGAAGAAGTAAAAGCCGAAATCAACGCACAGATCACAAAAGCTTTGGCCTGGGGCATTGCCCCTACTCATTTGGATAACCACATGGGCAGCTTGTTTGGCCTGGCCACCGGCCGCAATTTTGTTCAAATCCTGATAGAGGCCGCAGCGAAACATGGACTCCCGCTGCGTCTGCCCAGATCTGCCGCCGCAGCTTTCACCGACCCGGCTTTGGCCGAACTGGCTGAAAGCAGCGTCCAATTTGCCGATCATCACGGTGTACTGATCCCGGACGATCTGCTTAATTGGCCTTATGCTCCGGAAACCGCCTCCTATGCGGAAGCCAAGACCAGGCTGTTCGCCGCGCTCGAACAAATGTCTGCCGGCATCTCGGAGCTGATCATGCACCCTTCCGCCGTTAATGACGAGCTTAAAGCGATTACGCCGCATTGGCGCTGGCGCGGTATCGAGATGGGCTTATTAACGGATCCCCAAACCTGGGACAAAATCAAAGCGGAGGGCATCCGGGTGATCCGCTGGTCCGACTTGCAGGCTGTCCAGCGGAGGCTGGCCTAG
- the xylF gene encoding D-xylose ABC transporter substrate-binding protein has protein sequence MRNFGSTLRLSLASILLATTLAACGVVSDGNSKNSASSGNGGNAKDDKIVIGLSLDTLKEERWQKDRDLFSAKVQELGGEVKVLAANGDDAVQMSQAEQLISQGVDVLVVVAHNAEATAPIVEKAHKEGIKVIAYDRLINNADVDYYISFDNVRVGELQAQAVTEAAPKGNIVYIGGADTDNNAHMFKEGAMNVLKPLVDKGDIKIVYDQFSKDWKPEEALKNMENALTANKNDIQGVVAANDGTAGGVVQALTAQGMAGKIPVSGQDADLAGVQRIAEGKQLMTVYKPINLIATTAAEMAVSAAKGEEVKADKTVNNGKIDVPSVLLDPIAVNKDNLDVVIKDGFHKLEEVYKNVPKDQWPKE, from the coding sequence GTGAGAAATTTCGGGTCTACTTTACGGTTAAGCTTGGCGTCCATTTTGCTCGCAACTACCCTGGCGGCATGCGGCGTTGTGTCAGACGGCAACAGTAAAAACTCCGCGAGCAGCGGGAACGGCGGGAATGCCAAAGACGATAAAATCGTCATCGGCTTGTCGCTGGACACTTTGAAAGAGGAACGCTGGCAGAAAGACCGCGACCTTTTTTCGGCAAAAGTCCAGGAACTGGGCGGAGAAGTCAAGGTGCTGGCCGCTAACGGCGATGACGCGGTGCAAATGAGCCAGGCGGAACAGCTGATCTCGCAAGGTGTAGACGTGCTGGTTGTCGTGGCCCACAATGCGGAAGCTACCGCGCCGATCGTGGAGAAAGCGCACAAGGAAGGCATCAAGGTCATTGCCTATGACCGTTTGATCAACAATGCGGACGTGGACTACTACATCTCCTTTGACAACGTCCGGGTTGGCGAGCTTCAAGCCCAGGCTGTTACCGAAGCTGCACCAAAAGGCAATATTGTCTATATCGGCGGGGCCGATACGGATAACAACGCGCACATGTTCAAAGAAGGTGCGATGAACGTGCTCAAACCGCTTGTAGATAAAGGCGACATCAAAATCGTATACGACCAGTTCTCTAAGGACTGGAAACCGGAAGAAGCTCTGAAAAACATGGAAAATGCGCTTACCGCCAATAAAAACGACATTCAAGGCGTGGTTGCTGCAAACGACGGCACTGCTGGCGGCGTGGTCCAAGCGTTGACCGCACAAGGCATGGCCGGCAAAATTCCGGTATCCGGACAAGACGCCGACCTGGCGGGCGTACAGCGGATCGCCGAAGGCAAACAGCTGATGACCGTTTACAAACCGATCAACCTGATTGCAACAACGGCCGCCGAAATGGCTGTATCCGCAGCAAAAGGTGAAGAGGTAAAAGCGGACAAAACCGTAAACAACGGAAAAATCGACGTCCCTTCTGTGCTGCTGGACCCGATTGCGGTAAACAAAGACAACCTGGATGTGGTCATCAAAGACGGCTTCCACAAGCTGGAAGAGGTTTATAAGAACGTTCCGAAGGACCAATGGCCAAAAGAATAA
- a CDS encoding sugar ABC transporter permease produces MMLQKDLQTQQNVPAAKTSLWSSLFGKMDVRAYTMVGALILIWALFGILDPTFLTSRNLSNLFTQMSVTSILAIGMVLVIVAGHIDLSVGSIVGLTGGIAAIFSNWLELPAYLVILVTLAAGLVLGLVQGWLVAYKMIPAFIVTLGGMLVFRGILMGVTKSTTIPVSDSFIEMLGNAYFASGFGIILGLIAVAFILWSTFRKRRSRQKYGFEVSPISVDIIKVVVLSLLVITFVLVMNAYKGIPFPIIFVIVLAIIFFFLSTKTTFGRHIYALGGNPEAARLSGINIRFKTMMIFMLSGLLASIASIVLTSRLASATITAGNMAEMDAIAACVIGGTSLMGGAGTVIGALIGALVMTSLDNGMSLMGMESFWQYVVKGSILVFAVWLDISNRRKGVR; encoded by the coding sequence ATGATGCTTCAAAAGGATCTTCAAACACAGCAAAATGTCCCGGCAGCCAAAACGTCGCTCTGGAGCAGCCTGTTCGGGAAAATGGACGTGCGCGCTTATACTATGGTCGGTGCGCTTATCCTGATTTGGGCGCTTTTCGGCATTCTGGATCCTACGTTTTTGACTTCACGGAACTTGTCCAACCTGTTTACACAGATGTCCGTGACCTCCATTTTGGCTATCGGAATGGTGCTAGTGATCGTGGCGGGGCATATCGACCTTTCGGTAGGCTCCATCGTTGGTTTGACGGGCGGGATTGCCGCGATTTTCAGCAACTGGCTGGAGCTGCCGGCGTACCTTGTTATTCTTGTCACATTGGCAGCCGGTCTGGTGCTTGGACTAGTCCAAGGCTGGCTTGTTGCATATAAAATGATTCCGGCCTTTATCGTCACCCTGGGCGGCATGCTCGTCTTCCGCGGTATTTTGATGGGCGTTACCAAATCCACGACGATTCCGGTATCGGATTCTTTTATCGAAATGCTGGGCAACGCGTATTTTGCCTCCGGCTTTGGCATCATTCTTGGCCTGATCGCCGTGGCTTTTATTTTGTGGTCCACCTTCCGCAAACGCCGTTCTCGGCAGAAATACGGGTTTGAAGTGTCCCCGATCAGTGTGGATATTATCAAAGTTGTCGTATTGTCCCTGCTGGTGATTACGTTCGTACTGGTGATGAACGCCTATAAAGGAATTCCTTTCCCGATCATTTTTGTGATCGTGCTTGCGATCATCTTTTTCTTCCTGTCCACCAAAACCACATTCGGGCGCCATATTTACGCTTTGGGCGGCAACCCGGAAGCGGCCCGTTTGTCCGGCATCAATATCCGGTTCAAAACGATGATGATCTTTATGCTCAGCGGCCTGCTGGCTTCCATCGCGTCGATTGTCCTGACTTCCCGTCTCGCGTCCGCGACGATTACGGCCGGGAACATGGCCGAAATGGATGCGATCGCCGCTTGTGTAATCGGCGGAACTTCATTGATGGGCGGCGCGGGTACCGTTATCGGTGCGCTGATCGGCGCTTTGGTGATGACTTCGCTGGATAACGGGATGTCTTTGATGGGAATGGAATCGTTCTGGCAGTACGTGGTGAAAGGTTCAATTCTCGTCTTCGCCGTATGGCTCGACATTTCGAACCGCCGCAAGGGCGTAAGATAA
- a CDS encoding sugar-binding protein translates to MTYLFISFAHHSSKMGSIVKKLEGRPGTGEHRYHIVLIEQERYNPYWVRVEKGADQAASQLGMDIEFAGAIRNNMEEQLSLLEKAIAARVDAIIVQGLNEENFTPVIDKAVRRGIPVITIDTDAPGSKRLAYVGTDNEAAGERLGRLIVETSGGAGKVGVIIGSDQAESQLQRLNGLKKVVADYKGLEVVEVRSSNISHMQAIQQAANMLMRHPDITIMVGTSATDAMGVLQATQSLKRDSVKIIGFDNQKETLDAISRGQIEASVAQQPFLMGQMAVQLLHEHFEGKQLQSDYFTDVKVLDKSNAQEGESL, encoded by the coding sequence TTGACTTATTTGTTTATCAGCTTTGCTCATCATTCCAGCAAAATGGGCAGTATCGTCAAAAAATTGGAGGGGCGTCCCGGGACCGGGGAACACCGTTATCATATCGTCCTGATCGAACAGGAGCGCTATAATCCGTATTGGGTCAGAGTAGAGAAAGGGGCGGATCAAGCCGCCAGTCAGCTCGGCATGGATATCGAATTTGCCGGAGCGATCCGCAACAACATGGAAGAGCAGCTCAGCCTGCTGGAAAAGGCGATCGCCGCCCGGGTCGATGCGATCATTGTACAAGGCTTAAATGAGGAGAATTTTACGCCGGTAATTGATAAAGCCGTCAGACGAGGCATACCGGTGATCACCATCGACACGGATGCCCCAGGCAGCAAACGGCTGGCTTACGTGGGCACGGACAATGAAGCAGCAGGAGAACGCCTTGGCCGGCTGATCGTGGAAACGAGCGGCGGCGCAGGTAAAGTCGGCGTCATCATCGGCAGCGATCAGGCCGAAAGCCAGCTGCAGCGGCTGAACGGGTTGAAGAAAGTAGTCGCCGACTACAAGGGGCTTGAGGTCGTTGAGGTGCGGAGCTCAAATATTTCACATATGCAGGCGATTCAGCAGGCGGCCAATATGCTGATGCGGCATCCTGACATTACCATTATGGTCGGAACGAGCGCAACGGATGCCATGGGAGTGCTGCAGGCGACGCAAAGCCTCAAGCGGGATTCGGTCAAAATTATCGGCTTTGATAACCAGAAAGAGACGCTGGATGCGATCAGCCGCGGCCAGATTGAAGCGAGTGTGGCGCAGCAGCCTTTTCTGATGGGCCAAATGGCAGTGCAGCTGCTGCACGAGCATTTTGAGGGTAAACAGCTGCAATCCGATTATTTTACCGATGTCAAAGTGCTGGACAAAAGCAATGCGCAGGAAGGAGAAAGCCTGTGA
- a CDS encoding xylose ABC transporter ATP-binding protein translates to MHVLEMVNITKEFPGVKALDRVNFKVKKGEIHALCGENGAGKSTLMKVLSGLYPSGTYSGDIVIGGEKKQFHNITDAEKAGIAIIHQELALVKEMTVGENIFLGSEPTKHGVIQWDELYHNASIWLKRVGLNLSPDTKIGSLGIGQQQLVEIAKALSKHTKILILDEPTAALTESEVAILMDILNQLRREEVSCVYISHKMPEVFALADSITVLRDGHTVKTLDRQETNDDQVVSLMVGRELTERYPRVEHAPAETVLEVRNYNVWHPEKRSQKVIKDVNFELRKGEILGIAGLMGAGRTELVSSLFGAYPGRSSGEVRINGKPAKIRSVADAIKSGIALVSEDRKRQGLVMGMDVKTNTTLATMRKVSKMGVINVNEEIKWGLQYVQDLKTKTASLETLVGTLSGGNQQKVVIGKWLMSDPKILIMDEPTRGIDVGAKYEIYHLMNRLVAQGVAIIMISSELPEVLGMSDRILVMSEGEFVREFDWREATQENIMQAATGGK, encoded by the coding sequence ATGCATGTGTTAGAAATGGTTAACATCACCAAAGAATTTCCCGGCGTGAAGGCTCTTGACCGCGTGAACTTCAAAGTGAAAAAAGGCGAAATTCACGCCCTGTGCGGCGAAAACGGAGCCGGTAAATCCACGCTGATGAAGGTGCTGAGCGGGCTTTATCCGTCGGGGACCTACAGCGGCGACATCGTCATCGGCGGGGAGAAAAAGCAGTTTCACAATATTACCGACGCCGAAAAAGCCGGAATCGCCATCATCCACCAGGAGCTGGCGCTCGTCAAGGAAATGACGGTCGGCGAAAATATTTTTCTGGGCTCCGAGCCTACGAAACATGGGGTCATCCAATGGGATGAACTCTATCACAACGCTTCGATCTGGCTGAAAAGAGTCGGGCTGAACCTTTCCCCGGATACGAAGATTGGCAGCCTGGGAATCGGGCAGCAGCAGCTGGTGGAAATCGCCAAAGCGCTGTCCAAACATACAAAAATCCTGATTCTGGACGAACCGACGGCCGCTCTCACGGAGAGCGAAGTCGCTATTTTGATGGATATTCTGAACCAGCTCCGTCGTGAGGAGGTGTCCTGTGTGTACATCTCGCATAAAATGCCGGAGGTTTTTGCGCTCGCGGATTCCATTACAGTTCTCCGGGACGGGCACACGGTGAAAACCCTGGACCGCCAGGAAACGAACGACGACCAGGTCGTATCTCTCATGGTTGGCCGCGAATTAACGGAGCGTTATCCAAGGGTAGAGCACGCCCCGGCGGAAACGGTGCTGGAAGTGCGGAATTATAACGTCTGGCATCCGGAAAAGCGCAGCCAAAAAGTCATCAAGGATGTGAACTTCGAGCTTCGCAAGGGCGAAATCCTCGGGATTGCCGGACTTATGGGGGCAGGACGGACCGAGCTTGTAAGCAGCCTGTTTGGGGCTTATCCGGGACGTTCCAGCGGCGAAGTGCGGATTAACGGCAAACCGGCCAAAATCCGTTCGGTGGCGGACGCCATCAAGTCGGGGATTGCGCTGGTCAGCGAGGACCGCAAACGCCAGGGGCTCGTGATGGGGATGGACGTCAAAACCAACACTACGCTGGCGACTATGCGCAAGGTGTCCAAAATGGGCGTCATCAATGTCAATGAGGAAATTAAATGGGGCCTTCAGTACGTGCAGGATTTGAAGACGAAAACCGCATCGCTGGAGACGCTGGTCGGTACGCTTTCAGGGGGGAACCAGCAAAAGGTAGTCATCGGCAAATGGCTGATGTCCGATCCTAAAATCCTGATCATGGACGAACCGACCCGCGGCATCGACGTCGGGGCGAAATATGAAATCTATCATTTAATGAACCGGCTGGTGGCGCAGGGCGTTGCCATTATTATGATTTCTTCGGAGCTGCCCGAGGTGCTTGGCATGAGCGACCGGATTCTGGTGATGAGCGAAGGGGAATTCGTCCGCGAATTCGATTGGCGGGAAGCGACGCAAGAAAATATTATGCAAGCCGCAACGGGAGGGAAATAA
- a CDS encoding helix-turn-helix domain-containing protein produces the protein MYSLLIADDEALEREGLELMIRHMMPDTFTFLHAENGRRAIQIAEEERPDFIFMDIKMPGIQGLEAVREIMSRYPSTKIVIITAHDYFSYAKEGLALGVRGYLLKPASLAEVQNTLTMLIAESEEEKRARNDQLALREKLSQLMPLAENELSLMLMLECVQEVELEQLAGLLNLQWEKGYAMALSFSRRSRKELETFQLVKKEIYEAVKQLAKPNLSCLVSPVVGYQMALFIPFPSGKPGYSQRVISLEWGEKIRGFIEERFQVPLSVGIGSIREGWDGMTRSYREAVRVCADDSDIVSVRHYDDITHSSGQKIISLDDEKKLLDALLRHDKQETTERFSLLFERLEQSEPRSFQRLRGEVVGLLLFLSRGVRYGDSAELISSLGAAEDAEALHSGALVWLNGWIDGMKQEKEQSRSSVLQRALLYIGEKYKEDISMESSAEYVNLSPYYFSKLFKLQTGETFIDYVTRLRIDEAKRLIAEQNLSLKEICYEVGYNDPNYFSRVFKKTTGITPSEYRQQACAKSLLT, from the coding sequence ATGTACAGCCTGCTGATCGCCGACGATGAAGCGCTGGAAAGGGAAGGCCTTGAGCTTATGATCCGGCACATGATGCCGGACACGTTTACGTTCCTGCATGCCGAGAACGGCCGGCGGGCGATCCAGATCGCCGAAGAGGAGCGGCCGGACTTTATTTTTATGGATATCAAAATGCCGGGCATTCAGGGCCTTGAGGCTGTCCGAGAAATTATGTCCAGATATCCGTCCACTAAAATCGTCATTATTACAGCACATGACTATTTTTCATATGCGAAGGAAGGTCTGGCGCTGGGTGTGCGCGGTTACCTGCTGAAGCCCGCAAGTCTGGCGGAAGTCCAGAATACGCTGACGATGCTGATTGCAGAGTCGGAAGAAGAGAAACGGGCGCGAAACGATCAGCTGGCCCTGCGGGAAAAGCTGTCCCAGCTGATGCCTCTGGCCGAAAATGAGCTGTCGCTGATGCTGATGCTGGAATGTGTCCAGGAAGTGGAGCTGGAGCAGCTGGCCGGATTGCTGAATTTGCAGTGGGAAAAAGGGTACGCCATGGCGCTTTCCTTCTCCCGCCGCTCCAGGAAGGAGCTGGAGACGTTCCAGCTCGTCAAGAAAGAGATTTACGAAGCCGTCAAGCAGCTGGCCAAACCGAATTTGTCCTGCCTGGTCAGCCCGGTGGTCGGCTATCAGATGGCGCTTTTCATTCCGTTTCCTTCCGGCAAACCGGGGTATTCACAGCGCGTCATCTCCTTGGAATGGGGAGAGAAGATCCGCGGGTTCATCGAAGAGCGGTTTCAGGTTCCGCTTTCCGTGGGCATCGGATCGATCCGCGAAGGTTGGGACGGCATGACCCGTTCCTACCGGGAGGCTGTGCGCGTCTGCGCGGATGACAGCGACATCGTCAGCGTTCGGCATTACGACGATATTACGCACAGCTCGGGCCAGAAAATCATTTCGCTGGATGATGAGAAAAAGCTGCTGGATGCTTTGCTGCGGCATGACAAGCAGGAAACGACGGAGCGTTTCAGTCTGCTGTTCGAGCGGCTTGAGCAAAGTGAACCCCGCTCGTTTCAGCGTCTGCGCGGGGAAGTGGTGGGCCTGCTGCTGTTCCTGAGCCGGGGGGTGCGCTACGGAGATAGCGCCGAGCTGATCTCCTCCCTCGGGGCAGCGGAGGATGCCGAAGCGCTTCACAGCGGTGCGCTGGTCTGGCTGAACGGATGGATCGACGGCATGAAGCAAGAGAAGGAGCAAAGCCGCTCCAGCGTGCTGCAGCGGGCGCTGCTTTATATCGGCGAGAAATACAAAGAAGATATTTCGATGGAAAGCAGCGCGGAATATGTGAACTTGAGTCCTTATTATTTCAGCAAGCTGTTTAAGCTGCAGACCGGCGAAACCTTTATCGATTATGTGACACGGCTGCGCATTGACGAAGCGAAGAGGCTGATTGCTGAGCAGAATCTCAGTCTGAAGGAAATTTGCTACGAGGTCGGGTACAACGATCCAAACTATTTCAGCCGCGTGTTCAAAAAGACAACGGGGATTACCCCAAGCGAATACCGCCAGCAGGCATGCGCCAAGTCCTTGTTAACTTAA
- a CDS encoding sensor histidine kinase, translating to MTIRKKLFIFIPLMVLLMSSVSFFLFESGKNVQESYHLMMNRILLYKEVSNEVGLNMQSLNRYIMQMDTDSLPGVVQHLDAVKRLRKELDSLETIGSSDLPLVNYRNIIDTFLEQVEGMIDQIEYQDYNTIAGEYIEAEKSERFIREEAQELVDIELEQYKPIYQEMMVTTEKLNRYGILMVINVAALSIMLAMWLSSSIIGPIRRLVSTAKQIAKGRMDTKAPESDKNDEISILCRAFNGMIDNIQRLMAENIQSLEKDRLVKELELKALQSQINPHFLFNTLNSISRLAYIEGASKTSDLTVSVSRLLRYNLQKLNQAVPLREEVEHVTEYMKIQKARFRDRIEFVMDIDEPALVGLIPCLTLQPILENAFVHGIEQMEEGAVLKLSINCSGDAVRIEIRDNGVGMSRETADMLLKSIREDAPRIGGGKSKSTGLGTHNVFKRLHLFFDGKEQIEIDSAEGEGTAVMFKLPFVTIAP from the coding sequence GTGACGATCCGTAAAAAGCTGTTTATTTTTATTCCGTTGATGGTGCTTCTCATGAGCTCGGTTTCTTTTTTTCTCTTTGAAAGTGGTAAAAATGTGCAGGAAAGCTATCACCTGATGATGAACCGGATTTTGCTGTATAAGGAAGTATCCAATGAGGTCGGGCTTAACATGCAGTCCTTGAACCGCTATATCATGCAGATGGATACGGACAGCCTGCCGGGCGTTGTGCAGCATCTGGATGCCGTAAAGCGGCTCCGCAAGGAGCTGGACAGTCTGGAGACGATCGGCAGCAGCGATCTGCCGCTCGTAAATTACCGCAACATCATTGATACCTTTCTGGAGCAGGTGGAAGGGATGATCGACCAGATTGAATATCAGGACTACAACACGATCGCCGGGGAATACATTGAAGCGGAGAAGTCGGAGCGTTTCATCCGGGAGGAAGCCCAAGAGCTGGTGGATATCGAACTTGAGCAGTACAAACCGATTTACCAGGAGATGATGGTGACGACCGAGAAATTGAACCGATACGGGATTCTTATGGTGATTAACGTAGCAGCGCTCAGCATCATGCTGGCCATGTGGCTGTCGAGCAGCATTATCGGACCGATTCGCCGCCTCGTCTCGACGGCCAAACAAATTGCCAAGGGACGTATGGATACGAAAGCGCCGGAAAGCGATAAAAACGATGAAATCAGCATCCTGTGCCGGGCTTTTAACGGAATGATCGACAATATTCAAAGGCTGATGGCGGAAAATATTCAAAGCCTGGAGAAGGACCGGCTTGTCAAAGAGCTCGAATTGAAAGCGTTGCAAAGTCAAATTAATCCCCATTTTTTGTTTAATACGCTAAATTCGATTTCCAGGCTTGCCTACATAGAAGGGGCTTCAAAAACGAGCGATCTGACCGTATCCGTCTCCCGGCTTCTCAGATACAATCTGCAGAAGCTAAATCAGGCGGTGCCGCTGCGTGAAGAGGTGGAGCATGTCACTGAATATATGAAGATCCAGAAAGCGAGGTTCCGAGACCGGATCGAATTTGTCATGGACATCGACGAACCGGCGCTCGTCGGCTTAATTCCCTGCTTAACGCTGCAGCCGATTCTTGAAAACGCCTTTGTGCATGGCATCGAACAAATGGAGGAAGGTGCGGTGCTGAAGCTCAGCATCAACTGCAGCGGGGATGCGGTACGCATCGAAATCAGGGACAACGGCGTTGGCATGAGCCGGGAAACGGCGGACATGCTGCTGAAATCCATCCGGGAAGATGCGCCCCGCATTGGCGGCGGCAAAAGCAAATCAACCGGGCTCGGAACACATAATGTGTTTAAGAGACTGCATTTATTTTTCGACGGGAAGGAACAAATTGAAATTGACAGTGCGGAGGGCGAAGGGACAGCGGTTATGTTCAAGCTGCCGTTTGTGACCATAGCTCCGTAG
- a CDS encoding glycoside hydrolase family 2, translated as MTTKGYIKDYPRPQFVRNEWMNLNGEWDFRFDDQNVGEIEKWHEQLTGTHKIKVPFTYETEASGIGLEEFHERVWYSRSVPIPKEAAGKRVILHFQAVDYIAKVWVNGELAGRHQGAYAAFSLDITPYLTFGADNVITLKAEDSDDCTQPRGKQRWTKDNFECFYVQSTGIWQTVWLEYVEEQRLDSVKITPDLDRDRVSFDFRVRGLETAAGSLRLEAIVTLKDHHVKTVSLVADRPRFSVEVDLVHEANGPWKKAFWSPAQPNLYDVEFVLYLDEVVIDRVFSYFGMRKVSIEKGKVLLNNVPIYQRLMLDQGYWPESHLTPPSEDALIADIDYMLEMGYNGVRKHMKIEDARFLYWCDVKGLLVWSEMAATFEFHDDAVENFTQEWLEIVRQQYNHPSIITWVPFNESWGIPYILHDQRQQKFTESIYHLTKSIDPYRPVITNDGWEHTISDIITLHDYVETGEGFLKRYAGNKDAIVSKEIPCNQWKYALADGYEYKGQPIMITEFGGIAFESDKGWGYGHQVRTDEEFLNRFEGLIQAIKSVDYICGFCYTQLTDVQQEINGLLTEERKPKFPMDKIRGINLA; from the coding sequence ATGACAACCAAAGGTTATATCAAAGATTATCCAAGGCCTCAGTTTGTCCGAAATGAATGGATGAACCTGAACGGCGAATGGGACTTCCGCTTCGACGATCAGAATGTCGGGGAAATTGAAAAGTGGCATGAGCAGCTGACGGGAACACATAAGATTAAGGTTCCGTTTACGTACGAAACTGAGGCAAGCGGCATTGGCCTGGAGGAATTCCACGAGCGGGTGTGGTACAGCAGGAGCGTGCCGATCCCGAAGGAAGCGGCAGGAAAACGGGTCATCTTGCACTTTCAGGCGGTGGATTATATCGCTAAGGTATGGGTGAACGGGGAGCTGGCGGGCAGACATCAGGGGGCTTATGCTGCATTTTCCCTTGATATAACACCATACCTGACCTTCGGTGCGGATAATGTTATAACGCTAAAGGCAGAGGACAGTGACGACTGCACCCAACCACGGGGCAAACAGCGTTGGACGAAAGACAATTTCGAATGTTTCTATGTTCAAAGCACAGGCATTTGGCAGACGGTCTGGCTGGAATACGTGGAGGAGCAAAGGCTGGATTCGGTAAAAATCACGCCCGATCTCGATCGTGACCGGGTGTCGTTTGATTTCCGGGTGCGGGGTCTTGAGACCGCGGCAGGGAGCTTGAGGCTCGAAGCCATCGTGACCCTGAAGGATCACCATGTTAAGACGGTAAGCCTTGTAGCCGATCGGCCCCGCTTCAGCGTGGAAGTCGATTTGGTGCATGAAGCGAACGGCCCATGGAAGAAAGCATTCTGGTCGCCCGCGCAACCGAATTTATATGATGTGGAATTCGTGCTGTATCTGGATGAGGTCGTCATAGACCGCGTATTCTCTTATTTTGGCATGAGAAAGGTCTCGATCGAGAAAGGCAAAGTGCTGCTCAACAATGTGCCGATCTATCAGAGGCTGATGTTGGATCAAGGTTACTGGCCGGAAAGTCACCTGACTCCGCCGAGTGAGGATGCGCTTATTGCCGATATTGATTACATGCTGGAAATGGGCTACAACGGCGTGCGCAAGCATATGAAAATCGAAGATGCCCGCTTCCTGTATTGGTGCGACGTTAAAGGGCTTTTGGTATGGTCGGAAATGGCGGCAACATTCGAATTTCATGATGATGCGGTAGAGAACTTCACGCAGGAATGGCTGGAAATTGTCCGCCAGCAGTATAACCATCCTAGCATTATCACCTGGGTGCCATTTAATGAGTCCTGGGGAATTCCCTACATTCTGCACGATCAGAGACAGCAGAAATTTACGGAAAGCATCTACCATCTGACAAAGTCCATTGACCCGTACCGGCCGGTCATTACGAATGACGGCTGGGAGCATACGATTTCCGATATTATTACGCTGCACGACTATGTCGAGACGGGAGAAGGTTTCCTAAAACGGTACGCGGGCAACAAGGACGCCATTGTGAGTAAGGAAATTCCCTGCAACCAATGGAAATATGCATTAGCAGACGGTTACGAGTACAAGGGCCAGCCGATCATGATTACCGAGTTCGGCGGGATCGCTTTCGAATCGGATAAAGGTTGGGGTTATGGACATCAGGTAAGGACGGACGAAGAGTTCTTGAACCGTTTCGAAGGTTTGATTCAGGCGATCAAAAGCGTTGACTACATTTGCGGCTTTTGTTATACGCAACTAACCGATGTGCAGCAAGAAATCAACGGGCTGTTGACGGAGGAACGGAAACCGAAATTCCCGATGGACAAAATCAGGGGAATTAATCTAGCTTGA